The window GCAGTAATAGTACCTATCATTCTTCAGACCTTGGTTTAACGGATTTTGAGAGAGGGGGAACAAAGTTGAAGCGATGACTGCGAAGACGAATCCGAAGAAGGAGACGGAACCAATTATCACGAAGAAGTATCCCCAGAATGACTCtcccgtcgtcgtcgtcgtcgttcgcggaagcttcatcggaggATCTGAGTAAATCCGTCGTGATTCAGATGTAATTTcttgaagaaaaataaattattataccaAAACTAAACCGGTTTATGTCTAAATTGGACCGATGTTAACCATAATCAATTAAACTTAACTAAGATAACGGAACTTAACCGAAAATACACGATTTAGACCGTATTAATTTCGGTTTCAACTGATAACCGAACCGTACCAAACAAAATGTTATTCGGTTAATCTCTGAATTAATATTACTGTTTTTTGTTAACCGAAAACCAAAAGTTTGGTTCAGTTTCGGAAAGCGGAAATCGCATAACTGGATAATATACTTGGTCATTGTGAACAATCTAAATCATGTTCGGCGCTAGAGCAAATATCCAAAGTAACATATACAGTTACAATTGATTCAAAATTGTCATTGTGAAAATTCACTAATTCAGGGACAAACAAAAACAGCAACAAGTGTCTATTAAAGAGAATATTAAACAAGagctaaagaagaagaaagagagatgaAAAAGATTGTTCTTTTGCTTAGTCGCTGGAATTAGTAGCATGAGAAGAAGGTAAGCATGGCCTCCACACAGTTTCTTTACCAACAACATCCATTAAAGCTATTCCTTTAACTGCCAGTTGTGCTCTAATCACATCACTTTTCtcaaactctttgttcttccgCGCCATTATCCTTTCTTGAATTAGTTGTGAAAGGTCTTGTTCGCTCAATCCTGCTCTTGATAGTGTTTTCTGTTTCATCTCTTTCAGAATCTCGGAATAGCTCAGGGTAGTGAGCAGACCAAGCACTTCGAGAACTTTCCTGGCTCCTCTCTCAATCTCAACAAGTGAGACAAGCAGTGACATCCTCTCTTTCTCCTGCATGTTCTCGAGTTTGCCGATGGAAGAGTTGATGAATTTCAATGCACGATCGTATTCACCCGTGAATATATGGGCAGTATTCAAATCGTCTGACATCTTTGCGTCAAACTCACTTTTGAGTTTGATAATGATCTCTTTGGCTTCTGAAGTCGGTTCAGCTTTTCCACCGTCTTCAGACATTGCCTCTCGATATGGCAAGAGAGCGTCAAAAAGATCTTGCAATGTCTAGTAACACAAAGATCACAGTTTAGAGATAgaactgaataaaaaaaaatcacggCTATTTGAAGCACTACTGCACCTGATAAACATAATACAAAAGTTCTGAGGAACTGTCTAGCTTTGACGCTGAGAAGCTCAGAGGAGAGCGGTAGTGTACACTTATCAAAAAGTGCCTCAGAGCCAATGGATGGTAACGTTCTGTGATTTCTCTGATTGGTTTGAAGTTGTCCTTTGACTTTGCCATCTTCTCGTTATTGATAGTGAGATGGCCATTATGCATCCAGTAATTAACACCACCATGCTCACATGCAGCACATGTCTGAGCAAGTTCATTTTCATGGTGTGGGAATATCAAATCTGCACCACCACCATGAATGTCAAATCTCGGGGACAGATAGTGAGCACTCATGGCACTGCACTCGATGTGCCATCCCGGTCTTCCTCGACCCCACGGGCTCTCCCAACTCGGCTCATCAGGTTTTACAGCCTACAAACAATATTACACTTCATCTTCAATCATCATCAACTTGCTGACTCATagatgaaagttaaaaaaacaatttattgaATCAGTCAAACCTTCCATAATGCAAAATCAGCAGGGTTACGCTTCCTCGAATCAACCGCAACTCGCTTACCAGCCTGTGTATGTTCCAGCAGCTGACCCGACAACTTACCATAGTTTGGTGATTTGTCGACAGAGAAGAACACATCGCCTCCTTCCACAGCATACCCGCAACCGTTCTCAATGATCTGTAACCAGGAGATTAATCAtatggatcatcatcatcatcatcatacacaTCAACATGGATCATCAAATGTGAGATTACCTTTTGAATCATATTAATAATGTGATCCATATGGTCGCTGACACGAGGCTGGTGGGTGGGAAGGAGGCACTGAAGAGCACCCATATCAGCCAAATACTCGTGGCAAAATCGATTACTCAACTCTAACGGTTTCTCTCCATTCTTCTTAGCACGTTCGATTATCTGGGGAGATTGTTAATTAGACCAACGTTCATTACAGACACAATAGACAAAAGTTCATTGAATGGTGTAAAAACACGCATAAAGACAAATAACATTCTGTGTCAGATTAAGACaagaaaagaacaaaataaCAATACCTTGTTATCAACATCTGTGAAATTTCTGACGTAAGTAACTTCATAACCCAAATACATCAAGAATCTGCATAACCAAACAACACTCTTTGATGTTTTCTTGAGATCGGTCGGATATACCCAAAATCATCGAACCTAACAGATTCAATTCAATTAAAAACGCTAACTAAGAAGATACCTGTAGAGAACGTCGAAGGGAACGGCGGCGCGACCATGGCCGATGTGGCTGAAATCGTAAGCTGTGATTCCACAGACGTACAATCCGACTTTCCCGGGATTGATCGGTCTGAAAACTTCCTTCTGCTGCGTGTACGTGCTGTACAGCTTCAACTCCATCTCTCTGAGCAGGAATGCAGGATTCAATCTTCTTATCGTTGAAGTTATTGAGCTCAACAGGAGTTCAAGAGGTTGTCGGTCGAGCAATCCTATTTATAATAAGACTTGTAAACCCTAAAGAAAACATCTACTAATTAACTTATCCCCCACGCCAAAGTCTAACAAAAATTAAGTTTATAATCATTTTGTAATATATACCGTAATTAATATGTGTgtttattttaaacaatattatgttatttttttattattttaatatatacttgAAAATATCTATTTTCTGATTTAACCATAATATTTGTGCTCTAtagatttaaattttgattaattatgttatttacattaaaattgatttttgtctgtaaatatattttagtaagattatCTATAATTTGTTATATGCtgttttgaaaatcaaatagtaaaagtaaattaaatttttaatcgATTTAGTTGTACAAATGAATATAACAATGATAGTCATTTGAAActtcatgcatatatataatgattttttttttaaatctgatttATGTGATTGAAATcggtttaaaccaatttaaattggttagaattagtttaaataaatctaaatgCGACTAAATTTGTTTAATCAAGCAATAATGTTAGTCTCATAAATACTACAAAGCACACAAGAGTCTTAACATTACAATAAATAATGCTACAATAACAAATCCCCATGATAACTATAAGaatatgaacaaacaaaaacccCAATAGAAATCAAGAATCTCAAGAGCCGTTAGGAGGTAACAAGTTTCTGAGGACTTCAGTCAATAGTGATCACAGAAGTAGAAGAGAGGCAAGAACCACATCGAATGCAGAAAGAAAAACAGATAGAGTGACTCGTGTTTGTCCGTTAGGAGCTTTTTTATCAGTTGGTAAGGGTCCAGGGCTGGTGGTTGGAGCTTTGGCTGTGACCGGAGGAAGTGGTGGTTCAGTGACATCAGCATCTGTGATAACCGGGTTTGGTGCTTCAGCTGGAGGTAAAAAAGTAGGACTCACGATTTCTAACAGGCCAGCTGGCCGAACCGGGATCATGTAAACAGGCGTGTCTTTGCGGGCCACGCACCTGTTCcctgagaaaaaaaacatagacaCAATATCAAACATCATCAGAGTTTTGAGACACTCTTTCAGTTATCAACTTACTTTTGTATCTGGCGGCAGTGAGAGGGAACTCAGTGATGGTTCCACTGACACCAGCTCCAGTAACATGCGTGTTTATCTCCACAGTCGCATCAGATAAGAAGTCATACGCCTGAGAGACAAACTCGTTCCGGAACGTTTCAACGTAAACCGGAAGCTTAAACTTCTGTAGCCTCTCCACTAGATTAGTCTGACCGGTGATGAAGCTAGCGCTGATCGGGTAGAGCGAAAATCTTCCGACGACAACAGCGTCAGCGAACTTCTTGATGTCTTGGATCGCAGAGTCTTGGATGTCGCGGATTGTTTCTTCCACTTGGTACACTGTCTCGTACCGGCTCTGTTTCTTGATGTCGACCAAGACTGAGCTGTTAGATGACTGAATCATAACCCTTTTGGTCGCGTTGCTGTAACCAGATTCTTTGAGTGTGTCTAGAACTGCTTTAACAACGTCGAGTCCTTGCTTCTCTCTCAGGTATGCTGCATGCTGAATGAAACCGATATATAGTCGTTCGTAACCATTAAGAACATCTATTTCATGCTAATGTTAGATTTGAAGTCTTGGTTTAAATCaaacaatgttctaaaaatcttTGTAGGCGGCATCTGCCTAGGCGGTCAATCCGTCATAGGCGAAACGATTTTCTTAGAATCTGATTTTTGTGATTCAAATCGgtttaaatcattataaatcAGCTAAATCGAGAAATAATGTTACTGAAAATCCATAAATTTgtctaattctttttttttgtacatcttatttttataattcatcaaaataattttataattaaaccaaaaaactaTCAGCCTAGTAGCCTAACGTTTTCTTGAACATTGGTTTAAAGTGATTACCTCAACGTTGATCAAAACACCAACTAGTGAGCTGGAGTTATTCGCCAAGTTCAGGAACTCGGAGAGTGAAACAAGCTTCCCTGAACTTCTCTCCCTCGGATTCCTAAACATGTGAAAATTCCTGCTGTAGGGGTTTGAAATAGCAGCTGCAAACAAAAATGATGTAAGAAACAAAGACAAGAAGCTTTACTAAAATGGCTTGGAAAGTTATATGGGAAACTTACGTGTCAAGGTCTGAATCTCAGACCATGCCAAATTAAAGCTGTATAGTCCAGCAAGTGAGTTAAACTCAGGAACAGTTGTTGAGCGGTTTCTGAAAGGAGTTTGGACAATGTTCATGCTCTCTCCAAGATTGGTTGAGTTTAAGCAAAAGGGGATCCCGTCTGATGACATTTGAACCGCACAATCGATGATATCAGCACCGTCTTTGATAGCCTTTGTATAGGCCAAGTCAGTGCTGCCAGGGTAGTCACCATTTGCTCCATTTTTCGATATAACAAGAAAATCCACTGCATCATGAACCATATAGAAGATGAAATACCATTAGTTACTTTGACATGACATTAACAATAAGTCAATAACATACCTTGTGTTGAAGCATTACTTCCAAGATGGGAGAAACAGTCTGAGGAATAAGAAAAGTTTAATGAAAATTAGTTTCACTTGTAGATGATATGCAAGTAGACACCTACTCCATCTGTTTCATATTACATGATGTTTTATCTCAATGTAcagatatttttttatcaaaagtatcaataaaatatagtttaaaactaaattatttaattacaaataaaattaataaaaatataattggatACACagttttgataaagttaaattTATCTTAGATTTGTGCAAACATCTTATATTGTAAAACAAAGAAACCTCCCCAAAACATCATCTACATTGAAACAGAGGAGTACTTACCAATAGCTGACGATGCGGTTAAGGGAAAATCAGATAGAAAACCATCCACAGAGAAGTCCCCGTTGTCCATGAATGATAAGTACTCAGTTAACGGATCATAACTGTAGTTGTACGCTATATCAAAATCATTTGCAAAACCTGATCCATACACTTGTAACCCTGCTGTGTGAGCATCTCGAACAAATGATGTATGTGGAAGCAAGTACTGGTCTTTCACCGGCCATATGTAAGACTTGGGAACAAGAACACCAGAAGCAAAGGTCTTGATGAATGTTAGGTTTTTCATGAGAGATCCATAGGTTTGATTAGTCGACACCTCAACGTCATCTTTGTCTAGAAACCTAAATACAAACTTTGGTCCGGTTTTACCAAACCGGCCACCTATGTTCCGGAAGAAAGACACCTCAGGGGAAGATAGGTAGTCAATGATCACAGTCTTGGATACTGTTAGAAGAAAGCTGCTCATGCTGAGGTTGTGCTGCGTGTAGAAAGCGTCGTGCTGAACAAAAAAGATCAGCAGCCGCGTTAGAGTGGTCTGAGATATTTTATTACAACAAACTTACTGTCATAAGAAATTACCTGAACATTCAACCAAAACCCTGCAGGTTTGAACTCTGAAGCTACTTCTTGAACCGTTGAAATCACGTTTTGGGTGTTATCAAATGCATTTGACCGTGATAATACTcctcgggtcactgccacagtTTGAAAAGATTTGTAAGAACAAATACAAAGTGATAAACATGCAACCAAAGTGAGGTTAAACTTACAGAACACGGTGTTCAGATCCCTGGAGGTGAAATCAACCGTGAACCAGTCCTGAGTAGGGACTCCATTAAGAAGGTAAGAGTTTTTCTTTTTAGGGTAAGCCTCTTGGACGTTAGAATCATTATACATGGTTACATAAGGGAAACAGATCCCAACTCCATCCTTTGTGAGTTGCACGTCACACCACAAGACAGCGTCGGGAGCACTTGTGGACGCTACGAAACTGTAAGCATTGAAGCTTGAATCTGGAAACAACCCAGAAAACCCACCACGTGCAATGACAAGAGGAGCCTCTCctaccacacaaaaaaaaaaatcaagaaaaaggATCAAACTTTGAAACAAAAATAGTCTCTCGAGTGATAAAGTAAAGTACTTTCACTTAGTTTGGCTCTGTTTTCTCAACTTCACAGTGTAAAGGTATCGAGATAAGGAGCTTACCAGTGAGTGTCTGCCATGGAGATTTGGATCTTTGAGCAAGGAGTTGAGTAGGTAGAAGCTGGATCAAGACGAGAACAGAGAGTAGGAACTTGGAAGCTCGAGACACAAACATTGATGGGTTATCTTGCATGTATGATGTGATCATCGGTGAAACTGAGTTATCTCGGCGGAGACTTCACCTACTTCGTTCTTCTCTGAGACAGATTCGGTGTGAGTAagtgagaagagagaagaaaaagagcTTTTATGGGGTTTGTGGAATTCTTCTTGTAATTTATACGATCGTTGATTTATTTAAATGTGAAAACAGAAACTCTTTCCacttaaaatacaaaaattccactaaataaatgtataatttAGTTAGCacgcaaaacaaaacaaaaaacctGTTTCTTACACAAAAATCTCTGTTTATATGTATGTCTTCACATAATTTAATGCTGGGAGTAACATTACTGGGTGTTGCAATTTAATTTTctagtaaaatttaatttaaaacatataaaatttattcaataaagaattattattactaatgttatggtttttgaaattgtgattGTTTTATTGTAGAACATCTCTAATAAGGTTTCCAACCCAAATTTCTCAAATGTAATTATACagaatatttatgttttattaggGGTATTTAATTCTGAAAGTTTTTTAGcttaaaatatctttttataatttatattattttaaattttatgaaaattctttaaatatatagttttgtttttgagtattgaaagtttgaaacaagcTTTACCGATTGTGAATGTTTTTATCTGAAAGTTGAAATTCCTGTGattagttttttcaaaaaaaaaaaaaaatcatgaaaaacTTAGTTAAACTACTTGGACATCTTAAATAGTAAAGATATTTGGTTGTTCTACAGGTTTGGTAATTGGTAaacatttttgtgtgtttagcATAGTTATTGCGTTCTACATTTACTACCACCTACTTGTTAGTTATTACTACGAGTCTACGACCTACCTGTTTCCAAAATCAGCTAAACTATAGGCATGCACTAGTGTATAGTAATGTGCATGAAACTGGAAGTCTGGAAATTTACTTGTACTTTCAACAGTTTTGGTGAATGTCCAAAACCAATTATTTCATATCGTATCCGTTCAATGCTGGCTGAATATATGATCtcaaaaattaactaaaaccCATACATTTCGATTGTTTTTCTGTAAACTTCcgattattataaaaattgattaaaatggATAATAGTCGCTCGGCCATTGGCCCATTGCTATAAACTCTCTGAACAGTATTTTTTCTTGGTTAAGATGGCGGTGGATGATTGATTGATCAATGATACTGGCGGGCCCCACATGGTCTTCATGATCACACGTGACGTATTGATCACTGAGTCATCATGGCTCATGACATCATCATCCAATGACGAGCAAAATAAACGGTCACGTTCCGTGTGCATGAACCCGTTCGTGGCTGTAGCAATCCAGACCAAACACTTTTGTAATGAACATTggctttttatttcttattcttGCAATTGGTTGGTTTGATTCTCTAATAGTTAATGACTCCTCTGAGTTTTGTAAAAGAACGATTTAATTGACTGTAACTATTTGTAGGTCAATTGATCTGTTATCTTCAGATTAAGTAATGGTTGTTGAAATACCATGAATAATTCAAACAAATTGCAAACCTTACTTTAAACATGATTTATTTGAAACAAATCCAAAAGGATGCAGATgttaaatcaaatttgatttaacattatattaaaaaggacGACTGAAAATAAGTGCAAACTTGGACAATTTATTTGAATCACAACGCCAAAATACATAATCATAACTTATTAGACTTCTCAAGTCGAGACAAACTCTGCGGCTGTGTCCAGCTCAGTTCTTGAATCTGCGTGTTAAGGAAAGAACAAACATAATAAACGTATAAGACTTTCTCTCTTTACTCAACCAGTTTCCAATATTTTTAATGGTACTTTTGGTTCTTACCATGACAAACAGGAGGGATTGCCCACGCCACAACTGGCCAGAACAGACTTGATTTTTGAAGGATCAATCCCGGACAGGGAGAGGTACGGGCAGAGACATTCAAGATCAGCGGACTTAGCCACTGCGCAGCAGTCGGGTCCCGGAGCTGGCGGGTTGTTTCCAGTTACAGCTGGAGAACATTTCTGCAAGTCGTTTGTGTCGGTGTTGCATATAGGATAACTCTTAGCTTCTTCCATTATCATCGCCGTGGTTAAAACCATCGCAATGATGAGGATTGTGGTATTGTTCTTacccatttgtttttttttttaattcactcTCTATCTCAACTCTATGGTGAAACCCTTAAATCTAATGAGCTTCTTATAATGCTACGTGAAAAGTTGGTAAAACGTAAGTTACAAAAGTTGGTAAAACGTACGAGTCATGTCACGTTCTATTTAGTGAAGACTCAGTGCCGTAGACGTCGAGAACTTGTACGCAAATGGACAAATGTGGGAGACCTCTGTTGCATGAACATGTCTCCCGATGGTTAATGAAAACTTGCTCAAGCACGTGACCAAATGGGTTTTGGTctttgtattttgttttatcCTTTACAAGTCATAtagattttaaaactaaaaaagaaaagTCAGAGATTATTGTATAAAGATCAAAATATTGTCTTGTCGTATGTAACAACAGGTCTCTGTCTTTGTGAACTATTTGCTTCCTAAAGTTTCAAGTCAGAAGTCACAACACTGGAAACAGAGAAAGTTGCCTAACTTCAGTTTCCTATGATTCATGAAAAGTACTAAACAGTTTTTCCGTTTGGTTCTCCTCAGGAAAAGCCGTGATGAGTGGATagtcaagaaaagaaaagtacTGATTTATCATTTTCATTAGTATATTGCGCATGGTTTTTCTATATACACAAGGTATATCGAAAAATCATCACAAATTTGTGATTTATTTGGATCagaatactaaaaaaaaaacataacaaattcAGATGCAGTACAAGATCCAGCCAATTCTTTGACAACACCATAGAGACCTGTCTCATTGTCTCAATCTCAGTTCTTCAAGCTGCGTAAAGGCAAAACGTAAAAACACTTTATTTCGAGATCCTAATAATTCACTAACCACATGAAACCATACAATTAAATATATGTGTTAATACCACGGCAATTACGAGGGATTGTTGTAACGCCACATTTGGCTACAAGAGCCGCGACTTTAGATGGATCAATTCCTAAAATTGGGAGATAAAACTTGTATCTGCAAAAGCATGCAAGATCAGCGGATTTGACCACTACGCAGCACTCGTTGACTGGAGGCGGCGGGTTGTTTCCAGTGACGGCTGGACGACATTTCTCCATATCGTTTGAGTCGATTTTACAAAGGGTAAGGCTTGTAACTTCTTTCACCATTATTGCAGCGGTTAGAACCATTGTAAGCACTGCAAATCTCATAAGGATTCTGGTATCTTTCTTACCCATTTTCTCTCTTGCCCTCTCCCTATAGACTTCGTGAATTCTTTAAATCTTCTACCATGGGCTTGTTATAGAACAAAGTTTCTTATGCTAACTGAAAGGTGGTAGTAATTAAGAGCGTTACGTAAAGTATGCGTGGGTGATGTAATCATAAGAAGTCATTCGAGTTGAGATGTGTGAAGAAAACGGACATATTCGTGTAGGCTTAGTTGCATTGCATGCCTAGTATCCGGGGCGGTGTGTGACGGAagatttttggtttaaaattaaattttgtttggatattataaaattttaaacggAATTTGGACTCGAATCTTTCCGAATTAAGATAGGTTTGTAGTAAcctaaaaatatccaaataaattatgtatttagaaatgtaattaaataatttataaaaagataaaaaattaaCACATATACAAATGTGTGGGTCAagctctaatttttttattgaaaacgTAAAACATACATacaattaatcttttttttgtaacaacatATTAGTAATcacaaacacaaatataaatattaccaGTAGATTTTTGGGCTTATTTGTGTAATAGCCATATTTGGGAGCTAAATTAAGTAAGTAACAAttattttgacataattaaatGTCAGATATTTATGTTCCATTTTATCTGGTTCTGCCCCAGAGCTTAAAAGGTTTCCAGTTACAAGTGAGAGAAAGTAGATGATGTCTTTCTTTTGGTGGAGTCATCCATGTATACATTTATTAAccatatgtaaacatacatatGCACCGAGAATTCTATTCTACATCACCGAAGTAGTATATAATTACAAACCCAGCTACAATCCCTAAACACTAAACACATCCAAATCTCAATCTTACCACGACCCTTAAATACTAAGCCCTAAATTCTAATCAGTAAAccataaatccaaatataaacaaaaaattcaaatataaaccaaaaatccatatagaatggaacaaagaaaataacataGCACATATTAGTGAATTTATAGAATGCTTATGATTGCaaagaaaaaattaatgttGATCCTAACCATACTCTCTCACTTTAtaaatactaaactttaaattctaatcactaaactcttacataaatataaaccttaaatctaaatataaaccctaaccaaatataaaccctaaacccaaatggaatggaacaaaatacatagtatagtacatattggtgaacAAAATAGCACTTTCTTTATTACTCATCAAATGAAACGATACACGATAGGGGCACTATCAAACCTCAACCATAtcttccaaatactaaaccctaaaaattaatcactaaacactaaacccaagcataaaccctaaacccaaatagaatggaacaaaatacatagtataATACATATTTGTGAACAAAATAACACTTTCTTTATTAATCATCAAATGGAACGATACATAAATAAGTATAGTAACATACTATTTCACATTACATAACatgaataaaacatttataatacatattgttttacatttctattcCATACGcataaaatagtatagaatACAATGTTACAAAAACTGTTCATCTTCTCCGATCAATTCAAGAACATTCACGGCAAGAAAGATATGTGTAACTGACGACATCTATGGAAATAGTACATGTAACCGCCTCGTAAACCGAAGAGATTAAGGCGATTGAAGGAAGAGTTGACGAACCTCGCGGCTGTGCCATTTACGTTGTCGGCGACTCCATAGATTTCAGATGCGCAAAGCTTTCCGTCAGTAGCCAAGCGAGCTGTTGCAGATGGGCATCTCCTAGGCAAAGCTACTCCAGAAATGGTTTGGTGGTTACTGTGGATCAAAAATGGGGAAGAAACAACTCAGTATGTGATTCTCCAAAGGCCACGATGTATGTGTGTTAGGTAAGTATTATTACATTagtgtttttttgtttacaagTTTTACCGGTTGTGTTAAAGGGCataatagtattattatataaaaaatgcaTGGTGTATTGGTGTATTAGGTAAAATAGCTACTCTGTCAATTACCGTTTTTTTCGTTGCTATAGACTCCAATTTCCCTagattttttctttgtttcttttttttttgaacgtctgattaattatgctattacaacgatgagaaatattacatagacgattctacAGCCGACAATTCTCGCTCCGAGCCGCCCTATGAGATCCATGTTCGATGATACGCCCTTGCACCATGCTGAAGACCTCTTGTAACCATTTTTCTCCATGATCTGCATAATTTGCGTTTTCTGGGGTTTGAACCGCAGACCTCCTGGTGTAGAAACATTAATGAACCCTTAGTTAAACCACTGGACTAAGGGGGCTTCCAcctctttcttctttgtttcttttgaaaattttattgcaTTTAGATTTAATAGTAGCAAAAGAGATTACGATTACCCATCATTAGAAACCCCCTTAATTAAAGCCCACACGAAATTAGATCGAAGCCCATCAAAAGTCTAAAACAGTAAATcagaagataaataaataaaatattttaagtcaaAAATATCACATAGGACTTCCGAATGCGTCTTTCTGATTATATAATGGGCGTAATTTATTGTAGACCGTCGTGCATAGCACACATGGGTCTGCAAATCTACAATATACAAGACAAAAAACGTCGGTGGAGAAGAGatcttgtttgtttttttattcatcACAAATCTAATATCCTTACAAAAATAAATGTTCCAAACTAACAAAACTGTTAGTTAGTATTTGCCACAACTTTTTTGGTCAAAttagaattttgtttttgaaactaACTGAGTAGTAACAAAGTAAATAACCTATGGTTAAATGacataattttttgtttgttgtcaAAACTGGTAAATGGCATTAAGTTAAGCAACGAAAACAAGATAATTAATTAGTGGTCAGATTCGGAAACGACACCTAAACAAGTCGTTATAGCGTGAGGTCCACCGTTTCCTCCAAACGTCGTCGTCACACAGGccgtatataaataaaaaataaatataaaaaaaaaacaaaaaccctaCTCACGATTCTGAAGAAGACGCATTCAATTCCTCCTTCGCAAAATTGCTCTACAAAACAACTCgttttccctctctctct of the Brassica rapa cultivar Chiifu-401-42 chromosome A03, CAAS_Brap_v3.01, whole genome shotgun sequence genome contains:
- the LOC103856988 gene encoding glycerophosphodiester phosphodiesterase GDPDL4-like, with translation MITSYMQDNPSMFVSRASKFLLSVLVLIQLLPTQLLAQRSKSPWQTLTGEAPLVIARGGFSGLFPDSSFNAYSFVASTSAPDAVLWCDVQLTKDGVGICFPYVTMYNDSNVQEAYPKKKNSYLLNGVPTQDWFTVDFTSRDLNTVFLTRGVLSRSNAFDNTQNVISTVQEVASEFKPAGFWLNVQHDAFYTQHNLSMSSFLLTVSKTVIIDYLSSPEVSFFRNIGGRFGKTGPKFVFRFLDKDDVEVSTNQTYGSLMKNLTFIKTFASGVLVPKSYIWPVKDQYLLPHTSFVRDAHTAGLQVYGSGFANDFDIAYNYSYDPLTEYLSFMDNGDFSVDGFLSDFPLTASSAIDCFSHLGSNASTQVDFLVISKNGANGDYPGSTDLAYTKAIKDGADIIDCAVQMSSDGIPFCLNSTNLGESMNIVQTPFRNRSTTVPEFNSLAGLYSFNLAWSEIQTLTPAISNPYSRNFHMFRNPRERSSGKLVSLSEFLNLANNSSSLVGVLINVEHAAYLREKQGLDVVKAVLDTLKESGYSNATKRVMIQSSNSSVLVDIKKQSRYETVYQVEETIRDIQDSAIQDIKKFADAVVVGRFSLYPISASFITGQTNLVERLQKFKLPVYVETFRNEFVSQAYDFLSDATVEINTHVTGAGVSGTITEFPLTAARYKRNRCVARKDTPVYMIPVRPAGLLEIVSPTFLPPAEAPNPVITDADVTEPPLPPVTAKAPTTSPGPLPTDKKAPNGQTRVTLSVFLSAFDVVLASLLLL
- the LOC103856989 gene encoding putative lipid-transfer protein DIR1 — translated: MGKNNTTILIIAMVLTTAMIMEEAKSYPICNTDTNDLQKCSPAVTGNNPPAPGPDCCAVAKSADLECLCPYLSLSGIDPSKIKSVLASCGVGNPSCLS
- the LOC103856987 gene encoding cysteine--tRNA ligase 2, cytoplasmic-like — its product is MELKLYSTYTQQKEVFRPINPGKVGLYVCGITAYDFSHIGHGRAAVPFDVLYRFLMYLGYEVTYVRNFTDVDNKIIERAKKNGEKPLELSNRFCHEYLADMGALQCLLPTHQPRVSDHMDHIINMIQKIIENGCGYAVEGGDVFFSVDKSPNYGKLSGQLLEHTQAGKRVAVDSRKRNPADFALWKAVKPDEPSWESPWGRGRPGWHIECSAMSAHYLSPRFDIHGGGADLIFPHHENELAQTCAACEHGGVNYWMHNGHLTINNEKMAKSKDNFKPIREITERYHPLALRHFLISVHYRSPLSFSASKLDSSSELLYYVYQTLQDLFDALLPYREAMSEDGGKAEPTSEAKEIIIKLKSEFDAKMSDDLNTAHIFTGEYDRALKFINSSIGKLENMQEKERMSLLVSLVEIERGARKVLEVLGLLTTLSYSEILKEMKQKTLSRAGLSEQDLSQLIQERIMARKNKEFEKSDVIRAQLAVKGIALMDVVGKETVWRPCLPSSHATNSSD
- the LOC103856990 gene encoding putative lipid-transfer protein DIR1 — translated: MGKKDTRILMRFAVLTMVLTAAIMVKEVTSLTLCKIDSNDMEKCRPAVTGNNPPPPVNECCVVVKSADLACFCRYKFYLPILGIDPSKVAALVAKCGVTTIPRNCRA